TGGGTCTTATCGATTGGGAAGGCCATCCTACAGTACGCGGAAAAATATTCAGTTTTTTCAATCATGGCGAAGGCCTCGCTATTGCGTCCGCATTGGAAGAAAAATCTTACGAGATTTCGGATCTGGTCTTTGATATAGCCAACCTTCGTGCCGGTCATCGATTTGGAAATTTTGAAGGCTTAAGTTCACGCTTAGGAAATATATGCCGAGCTTCCTGTGGTAATTCGACCTTTGAAGGTTATTTGGAGAAAGGGTTGCCATCTGAGTATGGAGAAGGCGCAGCAGAAGTCCTGGCACGTTACGAAGCACAGCAGGGCGAACTCTCTTCGGGAGAAGGATTGTCGCTTGGAGACGTTGAAAGAATCCGTCTTGAATGGATCAGTTTGCTTAGGCATGTGACTCATGCTCCTGATTATCCCTGGGACCGTTGGCGGGAATTTCAGGCAGAAGCACAAAAATTGCTATTCAAGAGGGAGACAAAGCAGGCGATGATGGAGATTCCTCCTTTAACTCCAGCGCAGAGACTGCGTACGGAACATCGACTTCGATTTCACTAATGGTTCCCAGGAGTTGACTTGTTGCAGTGAATTTAGTGAACAAATAGAGTTCAAAATTGATATGGCTATTTTCGAGTTTTATTGTCCCGATAATCACAAAATATACCAATTCTACGCACGCAATGCGTCGCAAGCAGAGCTAATCCCGAAATGCCCTGATAATCCTGAATATCGGATGGTCAAAAAAGTGACCGGATTTGCTATCGGAGGGGTCGATAAAAAATCCGGCTCCGAGGGAGGGAGAGATGGCGCAGATATGGACGACCCTAAAATGATGGCGGCTATGGCCCAATTGGAAAAGGCCATGTCAGGAATGGACGAGGACAATCCTGATCCTCGCCAAATGGGGAAGCTGATGAGGCAGATGGCTGAAATGACCGGAGAACCATTGACTGGTGAAATGGAAGAAATGGTTCGGAAGTTAGAGGAGGGAGCGGATCCCGAAGGAATTGAAGAGCAGTTTGGCGATTTGATGGGAGGGGATGAAGGCGGAGAGGGGATGGGATCTGCTGAAGAAACTGAGGAATCAGGTGGAACCTTTCGAGGACCTCCACTCAAGGATGATACCCTCTACGACTTCGATTAATCGTTCGATTTTGCAGGTTTTTCTAAATGGAAAGAACTGAAGTGATGATCGTATCCTTCTGAACGCGGCCCCAGGATCTCTTTTATTTCTCGTGAGGCGAATCAGTTGCACGCCGGACGAACTGCTGGTCTGGTGGGAAAGCTACCGGAAACTGGCGAAGGTGGCGTGATATTAGGCAAATTGGCTGCTTCTCGTGTTTAAATGCTATACTGAGTTGCAGCGAATGTCGCCAAACAGAGGTGTAAATTTCCGCTGAATTTTCGATTTTTGATCGACGTTTGCTTTCATCCGTCCGATACGCATTCAAGGTAGCTAATAATAGTTAATTATGAATCGCACGATTGAGTCTCTACAGCTTTGGTTTTCACAAAATGCCTCGGCAGAGAATGTTTCAACGTTTGGTATCATTATTGTTGGGATATTCTTGGTTTTCAGTATCTACAAGATGCTAAAATCGTTCCATAT
The nucleotide sequence above comes from Verrucomicrobiota bacterium. Encoded proteins:
- a CDS encoding cytochrome C translates to MAIFEFYCPDNHKIYQFYARNASQAELIPKCPDNPEYRMVKKVTGFAIGGVDKKSGSEGGRDGADMDDPKMMAAMAQLEKAMSGMDEDNPDPRQMGKLMRQMAEMTGEPLTGEMEEMVRKLEEGADPEGIEEQFGDLMGGDEGGEGMGSAEETEESGGTFRGPPLKDDTLYDFD